Proteins encoded in a region of the Mycolicibacterium chitae genome:
- a CDS encoding DUF2613 domain-containing protein, whose translation MTRFVVPAAASIVVGLLLGAAAVFGVSLMVQQDTKPPLTAGDPASSVLNRVEYGDRS comes from the coding sequence ATGACCCGGTTCGTGGTGCCTGCCGCCGCCAGCATTGTGGTCGGCCTTCTGCTCGGCGCCGCAGCGGTGTTCGGGGTCTCGTTGATGGTCCAACAGGACACCAAGCCGCCGCTGACCGCGGGCGACCCCGCGTCGTCGGTGCTCAACCGCGTCGAATACGGCGACCGCAGCTGA
- a CDS encoding TetR/AcrR family transcriptional regulator, translated as MAGGTKRLPRAVREQQMLDAAVEVFSVNGYHETSMDAIAAKAEISKPMLYLYYGSKEDLFGACLNRELGRFIEAVRADVDFTLPPRDMLRKTILTFLSYIDANRASWIVLYTQATSSQAFAHTVRDGRERIIDLVARLLSTGTRNPEPGTDFHMMAIALVGAGEAVAARVSAGDVDVDEAAELLINLFWRGLKGKPENR; from the coding sequence ATGGCAGGTGGTACCAAGCGGTTGCCGCGTGCCGTCCGCGAGCAGCAGATGCTCGACGCCGCGGTCGAGGTGTTCTCCGTCAACGGCTATCACGAGACGTCGATGGACGCGATCGCGGCGAAGGCCGAGATCTCCAAGCCGATGCTGTATCTCTACTACGGCTCGAAGGAAGACCTGTTCGGCGCGTGCCTGAACCGCGAACTCGGCCGGTTCATCGAGGCCGTGCGCGCGGATGTGGACTTCACGCTGCCGCCGCGGGACATGCTGCGCAAGACCATCCTGACGTTCCTGAGCTACATCGACGCCAACCGCGCGTCGTGGATCGTCCTCTACACGCAGGCCACCAGCTCGCAGGCGTTCGCCCACACCGTGCGCGACGGCCGCGAGCGGATCATCGACCTGGTGGCCCGGCTGCTGTCCACCGGCACCCGGAATCCCGAGCCCGGCACCGACTTCCACATGATGGCCATCGCGCTGGTGGGCGCCGGCGAGGCGGTGGCCGCCCGGGTCAGCGCCGGCGACGTCGACGTCGACGAGGCCGCCGAGCTGCTGATCAATCTGTTCTGGCGCGGCCTGAAGGGCAAGCCGGAGAACCGTTAG
- a CDS encoding universal stress protein: MSVVLIAYDGTSNARRAVNYAARFLAAKRVVVLTVWTPIRSGPDPVSVDLDGPPDPIEDDPEEEHDIAYSDALRTNEEGTKLAVTAGMNAEPMLVPVQGTIWRAIINAADRIDADLVVSGTRGTTGLRSLLQSSVADHVLRHGRRPVLIVPPGH; the protein is encoded by the coding sequence ATGTCTGTCGTGCTGATTGCCTACGACGGAACCTCTAACGCGCGCCGCGCCGTCAATTACGCGGCCCGGTTTCTCGCTGCGAAGCGGGTGGTGGTGCTCACCGTGTGGACGCCCATCCGCTCGGGCCCCGATCCGGTCAGCGTCGATCTGGACGGGCCGCCCGACCCCATCGAGGACGACCCCGAGGAAGAGCACGACATCGCCTATTCCGATGCGTTGCGCACCAATGAGGAGGGCACCAAGCTGGCCGTGACGGCCGGGATGAACGCCGAACCCATGCTGGTGCCCGTGCAGGGCACGATCTGGCGCGCGATCATCAACGCCGCCGACCGCATCGACGCCGACCTGGTGGTGTCGGGGACCCGCGGCACCACCGGCCTGCGCTCGCTGCTGCAGTCCAGCGTCGCCGACCATGTGCTGCGCCACGGCCGGCGCCCGGTACTGATCGTGCCCCCGGGGCACTGA
- a CDS encoding glycoside hydrolase family 3 N-terminal domain-containing protein — protein sequence MAFTSTLSRVAVSVAALPALLLACAPASQQAAPSAPAEARTQSSPASVPLSNPIPQAPAVCGDLSTLSTRDKLAQLLMVGVSSGADARAVVDEHRVGGIFIGSWTDKSMLSDGTLAEIAANAQPLPLAVSTDEEGGRVQRLSALIGSQPSPRVLAQTKTPDEVYAIARDRGQKMRGLGITVDFAPVVDVTDAGDGTVIGDRSFGSDPAVVTEYAGAYARGLHDGGVLPVLKHFPGHGSASGDSHVGGVTTPPLEELQATDLVPYRTLTTQPVGVMMGHMQVPGLTGGEPASLSGPAVGLLRSGDYGGPGFGGVVFSDDLSSMGAINQRFGVPEAVLRSLQAGVDVALWVSTAEVPAVLERLEAAVDSGELPLARVEESLHRVAGIKGPARC from the coding sequence ATGGCTTTCACCTCGACGCTGTCCCGCGTTGCCGTCTCGGTGGCCGCGCTGCCGGCCTTGCTGCTGGCGTGTGCGCCGGCCTCCCAGCAGGCTGCACCGTCGGCCCCGGCGGAGGCGCGCACCCAGTCCTCGCCGGCCTCGGTTCCGCTGAGCAATCCGATTCCGCAGGCCCCGGCGGTCTGCGGCGACCTCTCGACGCTGTCGACCCGCGACAAGCTGGCTCAGCTGCTGATGGTCGGGGTGAGCAGCGGCGCCGACGCCCGGGCCGTGGTCGACGAGCACCGTGTGGGCGGCATCTTCATCGGCAGCTGGACGGACAAGTCCATGCTGTCCGACGGCACGCTGGCCGAGATCGCCGCCAACGCCCAGCCGCTGCCGCTGGCCGTCAGCACCGACGAGGAGGGCGGCCGGGTGCAGCGGCTGTCCGCCCTGATCGGCAGCCAGCCCTCGCCGCGGGTGCTGGCGCAGACCAAGACCCCCGACGAGGTGTACGCGATTGCGCGCGACCGCGGCCAGAAGATGCGCGGCCTGGGCATCACCGTGGACTTTGCGCCCGTGGTCGACGTGACGGATGCGGGCGACGGCACCGTGATCGGCGACCGCTCGTTCGGTTCGGATCCGGCCGTGGTGACCGAGTACGCCGGAGCGTATGCGCGCGGTCTGCACGACGGCGGCGTGCTGCCGGTGCTCAAGCACTTCCCCGGCCACGGCAGCGCCTCGGGCGACTCGCACGTCGGCGGGGTTACCACCCCGCCGCTCGAGGAACTGCAGGCCACCGACCTGGTGCCGTACCGCACGCTGACCACCCAGCCGGTCGGCGTGATGATGGGCCACATGCAGGTGCCCGGGCTGACCGGCGGCGAGCCGGCCAGCCTCAGCGGTCCCGCGGTGGGCCTGCTGCGCAGCGGCGACTACGGCGGCCCCGGCTTCGGCGGGGTGGTGTTCAGCGACGACCTGTCCTCGATGGGCGCCATCAACCAGCGCTTCGGGGTGCCCGAGGCCGTGCTGCGCAGCCTGCAGGCCGGCGTCGACGTCGCCCTGTGGGTCAGCACCGCCGAAGTCCCGGCGGTCCTGGAGCGGCTGGAGGCCGCCGTCGACAGCGGCGAGTTGCCGCTGGCTCGGGTGGAGGAGTCGCTGCACCGGGTGGCCGGTATCAAGGGCCCGGCGCGCTGCTAG
- a CDS encoding 3-oxoacyl-ACP reductase, with the protein MAPKLPNDLYAQVVLSGPGSFLAKQLGIPQPETLRRYRPGDPPLAGPLLIGGEGRIAEPMRAALAEDYDLVGNNLGGRWADRFGGLLFDATGITTPAGLKALHDFFTPLLRNVGPSGRIVVVGTTPEDTDSADERIAQRALEGFTRSLGKEMQRGATVSLVYLSPAAKPAATGLESTLRFLLSAKSAYVDGQVFYVGAADSTAPADWDKPLDGKVAIVTGAARGIGATIAEVFARDGAKVVCIDMAAPEGAPDALGETATKVGGTALALDVTADDAVQRITDHLLEHHGGKADILVNNAGITRDKLLANMDDARWDAVIAVNLLAPQRLTEGLVDSGVLGAGGRVIGLSSMAGIAGNRGQTNYAATKAGMIGLTEALAPKLAEKDITINAVAPGFIETKMTEAIPFATREVGRRMNSLFQGGQPVDVAEAIAYFAGPASNAVTANTIRVCGQAMLGA; encoded by the coding sequence GTGGCTCCCAAGCTTCCCAACGACCTGTACGCGCAGGTGGTCCTGTCCGGGCCCGGATCGTTTCTGGCCAAGCAACTGGGCATCCCGCAGCCCGAGACGCTGCGCCGATACCGTCCCGGCGACCCCCCGCTGGCGGGTCCGCTGCTGATCGGCGGCGAGGGCCGCATCGCCGAACCCATGCGCGCCGCCCTGGCCGAGGACTACGACCTGGTGGGCAACAACCTCGGCGGGCGCTGGGCCGACAGGTTCGGCGGCCTGCTGTTCGACGCCACCGGCATCACCACCCCGGCCGGGCTGAAGGCCCTGCACGACTTCTTCACCCCCCTGCTGCGCAACGTCGGCCCGTCCGGCCGCATCGTCGTGGTCGGCACCACGCCGGAGGACACCGACAGCGCCGACGAGCGCATCGCCCAGCGCGCCCTGGAGGGCTTCACCCGATCGCTGGGCAAGGAGATGCAGCGCGGCGCGACGGTGTCGCTGGTGTACCTGTCGCCGGCCGCGAAGCCCGCGGCCACCGGCCTCGAGTCCACGCTGCGGTTCCTGTTGTCGGCCAAGTCCGCCTACGTCGACGGGCAGGTCTTCTACGTCGGCGCGGCCGACTCGACCGCGCCCGCCGACTGGGACAAGCCGCTGGACGGGAAGGTGGCCATCGTGACCGGCGCGGCCCGCGGCATCGGCGCGACCATCGCCGAGGTGTTCGCCCGCGACGGCGCCAAGGTGGTGTGCATCGACATGGCCGCGCCCGAGGGCGCCCCGGACGCGCTCGGGGAGACCGCGACCAAGGTCGGCGGCACCGCCCTGGCCCTGGATGTCACCGCCGACGACGCGGTGCAGCGGATCACCGACCACCTGCTCGAACACCACGGCGGCAAGGCCGACATCCTGGTCAACAACGCCGGCATCACCCGCGACAAGCTGCTGGCCAACATGGACGACGCCCGCTGGGACGCCGTCATCGCGGTCAATCTGCTTGCCCCGCAGCGCCTCACCGAGGGCCTGGTGGACAGCGGCGTCCTCGGCGCGGGCGGACGGGTGATCGGGCTGTCGTCGATGGCCGGCATCGCCGGTAACCGGGGTCAGACCAACTACGCGGCCACCAAGGCGGGCATGATCGGCCTCACCGAGGCGCTGGCCCCCAAGCTGGCCGAGAAGGACATCACCATCAACGCCGTCGCGCCGGGATTCATCGAGACCAAGATGACCGAGGCCATCCCGTTCGCCACCCGCGAGGTGGGCCGCCGGATGAACTCGCTGTTCCAGGGCGGCCAACCCGTCGACGTGGCCGAGGCCATCGCCTACTTCGCCGGCCCGGCCTCGAACGCCGTGACCGCCAACACGATCCGGGTCTGCGGCCAGGCCATGCTGGGGGCGTGA
- a CDS encoding MaoC/PaaZ C-terminal domain-containing protein, with protein MSSSLVNMARAAIGALPLIPRGDALPERTLTVTDLAIDRDNVAAYAAVTGLRFRDTVPVTYPFALTFPTVMELITGFDFPFAAMGSVHVENHITQHRPIAVTDTVSVKTEATNLREHRKGLLVDVVTDLHVGNELAWHQVTTFLHQQRTSLSDEPKPPPVKQPKLPPPNAILRITPGQIRRYAAVGGDRNPIHTSSLGAKLFGFPTVIAHGMFSAAAVLANIDGQLPEALRYSVKFGKPIILPASPGLYVDPVADGWDLSLRNLAKGYPHLTGEVRAL; from the coding sequence ATGAGCAGCAGCCTGGTGAACATGGCCCGCGCGGCCATCGGCGCCCTGCCGCTGATCCCGCGCGGCGACGCCCTGCCCGAGCGGACCCTGACCGTCACCGATCTGGCCATCGACCGGGACAACGTCGCGGCCTACGCCGCGGTGACGGGCCTGCGGTTCCGCGACACGGTGCCGGTGACCTACCCGTTCGCGCTGACCTTCCCGACCGTGATGGAGCTGATCACCGGCTTCGACTTCCCGTTCGCGGCAATGGGTTCGGTGCACGTCGAGAACCACATCACCCAGCACCGGCCGATCGCCGTCACCGACACCGTGTCGGTCAAGACGGAGGCGACCAACCTGCGCGAACACCGCAAGGGCCTGCTCGTCGACGTCGTCACCGACCTGCACGTGGGCAACGAGTTGGCCTGGCACCAGGTCACCACGTTCCTGCATCAGCAGCGCACCAGCCTGTCCGACGAGCCCAAGCCGCCGCCGGTCAAGCAGCCGAAGTTGCCGCCGCCGAACGCGATCCTGCGGATCACCCCCGGCCAGATCCGCCGCTACGCCGCCGTGGGCGGGGACCGCAACCCGATCCACACCAGCTCGCTGGGCGCCAAGCTGTTCGGCTTCCCCACGGTGATCGCGCACGGGATGTTCAGCGCCGCAGCGGTGTTGGCCAACATCGACGGCCAGTTGCCGGAGGCGCTGCGGTACTCGGTGAAGTTCGGCAAGCCGATCATCCTGCCGGCGAGCCCCGGGCTGTACGTGGACCCGGTCGCCGACGGCTGGGACCTGTCGCTGCGCAACCTGGCCAAGGGCTATCCGCACCTGACCGGCGAGGTCCGCGCGCTCTAA
- a CDS encoding acetyl-CoA C-acetyltransferase: protein MATDAQSNPTKNRRPVAVLGGNRIPFARSDGAYAQASNQDMFTAALDGLVERFDLAGQRLDMVIGGAVLKHSRDFNLMRECVLGSALSADTPAFDLQQACGTGLQSAIAAADGIALGRYEVAAAGGVDTTSDAPIAFGDDLRRVLLSLRRSKSNLERLKLVGKLPASIGVQIPTNGEPRTGLSMGEHAAVTAKQLGIKRVDQDELAAASHRNMAAAYDRGFFDDLVTPFLGLYRDDNLRPDSSPEKLARLKPVFGVRNGDATMTAGNSTPLTDGASVALLASEQWAADHGLPVLAYLVDAETAAVDYVSGADGLLMAPTYAVPRLLARNGLSLQDFDYYEIHEAFASVVLAALQAWESEEYCTQRLGLDGPLGSIDRSKLNVNGSSLAAGHPFAATGGRIVAQLAKQLHEKKGEAGGRTVRGLISICAAGGQGVTAILEA from the coding sequence GTGGCCACCGACGCGCAATCGAACCCGACCAAGAACCGCCGCCCCGTCGCGGTGCTGGGCGGCAACCGCATCCCGTTCGCCCGCTCCGACGGCGCCTACGCCCAAGCGTCCAACCAGGACATGTTCACCGCCGCGCTGGACGGCCTGGTCGAGCGGTTCGACCTGGCCGGGCAGCGTCTCGACATGGTGATCGGCGGCGCGGTGCTCAAGCACAGCCGCGACTTCAACCTGATGCGCGAGTGCGTGCTGGGCAGCGCCCTGTCCGCGGACACCCCGGCCTTCGACCTGCAGCAGGCCTGCGGCACCGGCCTGCAGTCGGCCATCGCGGCCGCCGACGGCATCGCGCTGGGCCGCTACGAGGTCGCCGCGGCCGGCGGGGTGGACACCACCTCCGATGCGCCCATCGCCTTCGGCGACGACCTGCGCCGGGTGCTGCTGAGCCTGCGCCGGTCCAAGTCCAACCTGGAGCGGTTGAAGCTGGTGGGCAAGCTGCCCGCCTCGATCGGCGTGCAGATTCCGACCAACGGCGAACCCCGCACGGGCCTGTCGATGGGGGAGCACGCCGCCGTCACCGCCAAGCAGCTGGGGATCAAGCGCGTCGACCAGGACGAGCTTGCCGCCGCCAGCCACCGCAACATGGCCGCCGCCTACGACCGCGGTTTCTTCGACGACCTGGTGACGCCCTTCCTGGGGCTTTACCGCGACGACAACCTGCGTCCGGACTCCTCCCCGGAGAAACTGGCCAGGCTCAAGCCGGTCTTCGGCGTCCGCAACGGCGACGCCACGATGACCGCAGGCAACTCCACGCCGCTGACCGATGGGGCGTCGGTGGCGCTGCTGGCCAGCGAGCAGTGGGCCGCCGACCACGGGCTGCCGGTGCTGGCCTACCTCGTCGACGCCGAGACCGCGGCGGTGGACTACGTCAGCGGCGCCGACGGGCTGCTGATGGCGCCCACCTACGCGGTGCCGCGGCTGCTGGCCCGGAACGGCCTGTCGTTGCAGGACTTTGACTACTACGAGATCCACGAGGCGTTCGCCTCGGTGGTGCTCGCGGCGCTGCAGGCCTGGGAATCCGAGGAGTACTGCACGCAGCGGCTGGGGCTCGACGGCCCGCTGGGCTCGATCGACCGCAGCAAGCTCAACGTCAACGGCTCCTCGCTGGCGGCCGGGCATCCGTTCGCCGCCACCGGCGGGCGGATCGTCGCGCAGTTGGCCAAGCAGCTGCACGAGAAGAAGGGCGAGGCCGGCGGCCGGACCGTGCGCGGCCTGATCTCCATCTGCGCCGCCGGCGGCCAGGGTGTGACCGCCATTCTGGAGGCCTAG